A genomic segment from Chitinophaga flava encodes:
- a CDS encoding RagB/SusD family nutrient uptake outer membrane protein, whose translation MKKLNIIQYLAVAALLYSTTACNKDFLEKKPLTEYQESEVWQDKGLVQAFVNDLYVQMRPGFNEVMLSSMTDESRFIHDYNTSRVVQGNISPDDIGALNDFSRWDNHYKEIRNCNMFFEKIDNVPVDDATRNTMKGEVHFMRAWYYQMLVKYYGGVPLVTKTFNVKGDEQEILNIKRATFETCVKFIADECDSAAKLLPLSYEGIKDKGRVTKGAAMALKSRILLFAASDLFNKQVKSPLMGYTTGDQMARFRLAKDAAKAVMDLGIYELYHPTDSAAENYSRIFLDKDHKELIFVKQYDKALLGTSHDLYNGPNGYHNWGGNVPLENFVSGYQMRDGSAFSWSNAAQAQAPYVGRDPRFYATILYDGAKWKPRPKDGAEVDPVGVIQTGKYEPKNGGVDSVWGLDTRNSTIENWNGTFSGYYMRKFMDKNLDAQFFRGDQNWIFIRYAEVLLNYAEASIWLGEEADALPVLNSVRTRAGMPATAATGDALKDMLKYERRYELAFEEHRFFDARRWMTDAMTAFNGSAKGIEVLGSMIANHPFVYRPVSIQDRTFREKDYLLPIPAAEIRKNSNLEQQVPYK comes from the coding sequence ATGAAAAAATTAAACATCATACAATATCTGGCAGTGGCGGCATTATTGTACTCCACTACCGCATGTAACAAGGATTTTCTGGAAAAGAAGCCCCTGACAGAGTATCAGGAGTCGGAGGTATGGCAGGACAAAGGGCTGGTACAGGCGTTTGTGAACGACCTGTATGTGCAGATGCGCCCCGGATTTAATGAAGTAATGCTGTCATCCATGACCGATGAAAGCCGGTTTATTCACGACTACAATACTTCCCGGGTAGTACAGGGCAATATCTCTCCCGATGATATAGGTGCACTCAATGATTTCAGCCGTTGGGACAACCATTATAAAGAGATACGTAATTGTAATATGTTTTTTGAGAAGATTGATAACGTGCCGGTAGATGATGCCACCCGTAATACGATGAAGGGAGAAGTTCATTTTATGCGGGCCTGGTACTATCAAATGCTGGTGAAGTATTACGGCGGGGTGCCACTGGTCACAAAAACATTCAATGTAAAAGGTGATGAGCAGGAAATCCTAAATATCAAAAGAGCGACGTTTGAAACCTGTGTGAAGTTTATCGCTGATGAGTGTGACAGCGCTGCTAAATTGTTGCCGCTGTCTTATGAAGGGATAAAAGACAAGGGTAGGGTAACCAAAGGTGCTGCTATGGCCCTGAAATCAAGGATATTGCTGTTTGCTGCCAGTGATCTGTTTAACAAACAAGTGAAAAGCCCATTGATGGGTTATACTACCGGGGATCAGATGGCCCGTTTCCGCCTGGCCAAAGATGCGGCCAAAGCGGTAATGGATCTGGGTATCTACGAACTATATCATCCTACTGATTCAGCAGCAGAAAATTACAGCCGTATTTTCCTGGACAAGGATCATAAGGAGCTGATTTTTGTTAAACAATATGACAAGGCTTTATTGGGCACTAGCCATGATCTTTACAATGGTCCTAATGGTTATCATAACTGGGGAGGCAATGTGCCACTGGAAAACTTTGTTTCCGGCTATCAGATGAGGGACGGCTCTGCTTTCTCCTGGTCTAATGCTGCACAGGCGCAGGCGCCCTATGTAGGCCGTGATCCGCGTTTTTATGCTACCATCCTGTATGACGGCGCCAAATGGAAGCCTCGTCCCAAAGATGGTGCGGAAGTAGATCCTGTAGGGGTAATCCAGACAGGTAAATATGAACCCAAAAATGGCGGCGTAGACAGTGTGTGGGGCCTCGATACACGTAACAGCACCATCGAAAACTGGAATGGTACATTCTCCGGGTATTATATGCGTAAGTTCATGGATAAAAACCTGGATGCGCAGTTTTTCCGTGGTGACCAGAACTGGATCTTTATTCGTTATGCAGAAGTGCTGCTGAACTATGCAGAAGCCAGTATCTGGCTGGGAGAGGAGGCAGACGCATTACCGGTGTTAAACAGTGTACGTACCAGGGCTGGTATGCCGGCGACAGCAGCTACCGGAGATGCGTTGAAAGACATGCTTAAATATGAAAGACGCTATGAGCTGGCGTTTGAAGAACACCGTTTCTTTGATGCCCGCAGATGGATGACAGATGCAATGACGGCGTTTAACGGCAGTGCCAAAGGTATTGAAGTACTGGGCTCCATGATAGCTAACCACCCGTTTGTATACCGCCCTGTCAGCATACAGGACCGTACTTTCAGGGAGAAAGATTATCTGCTGCCTATCCCTGCCGCAGAGATCCGGAAGAACAGCAACCTGGAGCAACAAGTTCCCTATAAATAA
- a CDS encoding Gfo/Idh/MocA family protein, with product MVPEKKSGTNQVSRRSFLRNGALAAAGFMIVPRHVLGRGFTAPSDRLRVAGIGVGGKGFGDISEFAKGPADITFLCDVDTRRAADAVKKFPKAKFYTDFREMFDKEHKNFDAVSVSTPDHQHAVAAMGAMQLNKHVYVQKPLTHDIYEARMLTQGAKKHKVVSQMGNQGSSGDGVRQLMEWYNAGLIGDVHTVYCWTDRPVWPQGIAWPTEKKDIPKELNWDLWLGTAPKKDYVDNLVPFNWRGWWDYGTGAIGDMGCHIIEPPFRVLGLGYPTSVECSVGSVYVGEFTRGYFPESCPPSSHVIMKFPGKNGKEITLHWMDGGIQPERPEELGPNEVMGDGGNGAIFIGDKGKMMCGTYGMYPKLLPTSRTNEVKVPQTIARVPEGHYVQWVNAAIAGYNSKQAQTLSSPFDIAGPLTESILMANLAIRSFDLRKPKASGKGYDYPGRYIKLLWDGANMKITNFDEANQFVKRTYRDGWSLGV from the coding sequence ATGGTTCCAGAAAAAAAGAGCGGGACAAACCAGGTATCCCGCAGATCATTCCTGAGAAACGGTGCATTAGCCGCCGCCGGATTTATGATCGTTCCACGTCATGTACTGGGTAGAGGTTTTACAGCACCAAGCGACCGTCTCCGTGTAGCCGGTATCGGTGTTGGTGGTAAAGGTTTCGGTGATATCTCCGAATTTGCCAAAGGCCCTGCCGACATTACCTTCCTCTGCGATGTAGATACACGTCGTGCAGCCGATGCCGTTAAGAAATTTCCTAAAGCCAAATTCTATACTGACTTCAGGGAAATGTTCGATAAAGAACATAAAAACTTTGATGCGGTATCTGTGTCCACACCAGACCACCAGCACGCTGTAGCAGCCATGGGCGCCATGCAGCTCAACAAACACGTGTATGTTCAGAAACCTCTGACCCACGACATCTATGAAGCACGTATGCTCACCCAGGGCGCTAAAAAACATAAAGTGGTAAGCCAGATGGGCAACCAGGGCTCATCCGGCGACGGTGTACGTCAGTTGATGGAATGGTACAATGCCGGCCTTATCGGCGATGTACATACTGTTTACTGCTGGACAGACCGCCCTGTATGGCCACAAGGTATTGCATGGCCTACCGAAAAGAAAGACATCCCGAAAGAACTCAACTGGGACCTGTGGCTGGGAACCGCTCCCAAAAAGGATTATGTGGATAACCTCGTGCCTTTCAACTGGCGTGGCTGGTGGGACTATGGTACCGGTGCCATCGGCGATATGGGTTGCCATATCATCGAACCTCCTTTCCGTGTACTGGGCCTGGGTTACCCCACTTCTGTGGAATGCAGCGTAGGTAGTGTATATGTGGGCGAGTTTACCCGTGGTTACTTTCCCGAAAGCTGCCCTCCTTCTTCCCATGTTATCATGAAATTCCCGGGCAAAAACGGCAAAGAAATCACCCTGCACTGGATGGATGGTGGTATTCAGCCCGAACGTCCGGAAGAACTGGGACCTAATGAAGTCATGGGTGACGGTGGCAACGGCGCCATCTTCATCGGCGATAAAGGCAAGATGATGTGCGGTACCTACGGCATGTACCCCAAGCTGCTGCCTACTTCCCGCACCAACGAAGTAAAAGTGCCACAAACCATCGCCCGTGTACCGGAAGGTCACTACGTTCAATGGGTAAATGCAGCCATCGCCGGCTACAACAGCAAACAAGCCCAAACACTCAGCTCTCCGTTTGATATCGCCGGTCCGCTAACAGAAAGCATTCTGATGGCCAACCTCGCCATCCGCAGCTTCGACCTCCGCAAGCCAAAAGCCAGCGGAAAAGGATACGACTACCCCGGCCGTTATATCAAACTGCTGTGGGACGGCGCCAATATGAAGATCACCAACTTCGATGAAGCCAACCAGTTCGTGAAACGTACTTATCGCGACGGCTGGTCTCTGGGCGTTTGA
- a CDS encoding gluconate 2-dehydrogenase subunit 3 family protein yields the protein MDRRESLRAIALGTLSVGTILSATGCEDNKTGGDKKTAANTPGYGRTPDEAKRDKALMEDKFFTPEEMKTITILADIIIPADEHSGSASDAKVPEFIEFIVKDMPDHQLPMRGGLRWLDVQCAKRYNKSFAACSPEQRIEMVDLIAYPEKAAPENTQGVAFFNRMRNLTATGFFTSKIGIKDLGYVGNTPNEWDGVPADVLKQYGYAYDEKTLATCLKIEDRGKIMTWD from the coding sequence ATGGATAGAAGAGAATCCCTTAGAGCCATTGCGCTGGGAACTTTATCTGTAGGCACCATCTTATCTGCCACCGGTTGTGAAGACAACAAAACCGGCGGTGACAAAAAAACAGCCGCCAATACGCCCGGCTATGGCCGCACACCGGACGAAGCCAAAAGAGACAAGGCCCTGATGGAAGATAAATTCTTCACACCTGAAGAAATGAAAACCATCACCATCCTGGCTGATATTATCATCCCCGCTGATGAACACTCCGGCAGCGCTTCTGATGCTAAGGTTCCTGAATTCATTGAGTTCATTGTAAAAGATATGCCCGACCACCAGCTGCCCATGCGCGGCGGCCTCCGCTGGCTCGACGTACAATGTGCCAAACGTTATAATAAGTCCTTTGCAGCGTGCAGCCCGGAACAACGTATCGAGATGGTAGACCTTATCGCCTACCCTGAAAAAGCCGCCCCCGAAAACACACAGGGCGTTGCCTTCTTCAACCGTATGCGTAATCTTACCGCCACCGGTTTCTTTACCAGCAAAATAGGTATCAAGGACCTCGGATATGTAGGTAACACTCCTAACGAGTGGGATGGTGTGCCTGCTGATGTGCTGAAACAGTATGGTTATGCCTACGACGAAAAAACCCTGGCCACCTGCCTCAAAATCGAAGACAGAGGCAAGATCATGACCTGGGATTAA
- a CDS encoding GMC family oxidoreductase, with product MAFEIKKQAKLYDVCIVGSGAGGGMAAKILSEAGLKVALLEAGPKYDPADPEQATQLKWPYESPRRGASTTRPFGDFDAAYGGWEIAGEPYTRKNGTQFDWFRSRMLGGRTNHWGRISLRFGERDFKHKSYDGLGDDWPISYQDVAPYYDRVDKLIGVFGSKENLPNEPDGFFLPPPKPRLHELMVKKAGEKLGLPVIPARLSILTRSVNKDRSPCFYCSQCSRGCTVYGDFSSSSVLVKPAMKSGHVDLYTNAMVREVLTDNSGKATGVAYIDKADMQEYAVNAKVVVLAASACESARLLLNSKSAKHPNGLANSSGVVGKYLHDSTGASRSGFIPALMDRKRYNEDGVGGMHLYIPWWGDNKKLDFARGYHIEMGGGMHMPSYGFGFGMENMNGKYPGRDGKPKTAGGYGASLKDDYRRFFGAHIGFAGRGECIAREDNYCEIDPNVVDKYGIPVLRFHYTWTDHEIKQAKHMQDTFEQLILEMGGVPSGNKPGAETLYGLENPGRIIHEVGTTRMGDNPSTSVLNKFNQAHEVKNLFVVDGGAFVSQADKNPTWTILALSMRASEYIVDQLKKQNI from the coding sequence ATGGCTTTTGAAATTAAAAAACAGGCAAAGCTTTATGATGTTTGTATTGTTGGTTCCGGTGCCGGCGGCGGCATGGCAGCCAAAATATTATCGGAAGCCGGTCTGAAAGTAGCGCTCCTGGAAGCAGGGCCCAAGTATGATCCGGCAGACCCGGAGCAGGCCACACAACTGAAATGGCCTTATGAATCACCCAGAAGAGGTGCCAGCACAACCCGCCCCTTTGGAGACTTCGACGCCGCCTACGGCGGATGGGAAATTGCCGGAGAGCCCTACACAAGGAAAAACGGCACCCAATTCGACTGGTTCCGCTCCCGTATGCTGGGTGGACGTACCAACCACTGGGGACGCATCTCCCTTCGTTTCGGCGAACGCGACTTCAAACACAAAAGTTATGATGGCCTGGGTGACGACTGGCCTATCAGTTACCAGGATGTAGCACCTTATTATGACAGGGTAGATAAGCTGATCGGTGTATTCGGCTCCAAAGAAAACCTGCCCAACGAACCAGACGGATTTTTCCTCCCTCCTCCCAAACCAAGATTGCACGAGCTGATGGTAAAAAAAGCCGGTGAAAAACTGGGCCTTCCCGTTATTCCGGCACGACTGTCTATCCTCACCCGCTCCGTCAATAAAGACCGCAGCCCATGCTTCTACTGCAGCCAGTGTAGCCGCGGCTGTACTGTGTATGGCGACTTCTCCTCCTCTTCTGTACTGGTAAAACCCGCGATGAAAAGTGGTCACGTTGACCTATATACGAACGCGATGGTAAGGGAAGTGCTCACCGATAACAGTGGTAAAGCTACCGGTGTAGCCTATATCGACAAAGCAGATATGCAGGAATATGCTGTCAATGCCAAAGTAGTAGTGCTGGCAGCCAGTGCCTGCGAATCGGCCAGACTCCTGCTCAACTCCAAATCTGCCAAACATCCCAATGGTCTGGCCAACTCCAGCGGCGTAGTAGGTAAATACCTCCACGACTCTACCGGCGCCTCCAGAAGCGGATTCATTCCCGCACTCATGGACCGCAAACGTTACAACGAAGACGGTGTTGGCGGCATGCATCTTTACATTCCATGGTGGGGTGATAACAAAAAACTGGACTTTGCCCGTGGTTACCATATCGAAATGGGTGGCGGCATGCATATGCCTTCCTACGGCTTCGGCTTCGGCATGGAAAACATGAACGGCAAATATCCCGGCCGCGATGGCAAACCCAAAACAGCAGGCGGCTATGGCGCTTCCCTGAAAGACGACTACCGCCGCTTCTTCGGTGCCCACATCGGCTTCGCCGGCAGAGGAGAATGTATTGCCCGGGAAGACAACTACTGCGAAATCGATCCCAACGTAGTAGACAAGTACGGTATTCCCGTGCTGCGCTTCCACTACACCTGGACCGACCACGAGATCAAACAGGCCAAACATATGCAGGATACTTTCGAGCAGCTGATACTCGAAATGGGCGGTGTACCTTCCGGCAACAAACCAGGCGCGGAAACACTGTACGGGCTGGAAAATCCCGGCCGTATCATCCATGAAGTGGGTACCACCCGTATGGGCGATAACCCATCTACTTCTGTACTCAATAAATTCAATCAGGCCCACGAAGTGAAAAACCTGTTTGTTGTGGATGGCGGCGCCTTCGTATCACAGGCAGACAAAAATCCAACCTGGACCATCCTCGCACTCTCCATGAGAGCATCCGAATATATTGTAGACCAGCTGAAGAAACAGAATATTTAA
- a CDS encoding gluconokinase: MSEQTPYIIGVDIGTSSAKTIGLNIQNGAVSGVFQQAYPTHYPQPGYAEQDPLLLLDAVKTGIKNVVAEAGYPPAAIAFSSAMHSIMAIDVNGEVLTPLIIWADNRSEPQALALRNSPSGKLLYQQTGTPVHAMSPLCKLRWMQEQQPHLFARAAIFSGIKEFILHHFLGRYVTDHSIASATGLFDITTLQWSAEALHYAGITAAQLPSPVPANTRLTGLLPAVAAELGVPADTPLIIGGSDGCLAQLGSRALDAGHATITIGTSSAVRMAGSRPQTDAQERLFTYLLTDEVYITGGASNNGGALLQWLVRDFLQQPLTSLPSLVTAALEADTGGLICLPYLLGERAPIWNSHATAAFIGIRPFHKAAHFMRAMLEGICFALLSIKSALEETAGPVQRISVSGGFTATPGWIQLLADIFGQEMELSQQNDASAIGAIMLAARELQLPWPGGDNQPANTFYPDRSLYAGYQQRYRRFLRLYEVLEEVEPQ; this comes from the coding sequence ATGAGTGAACAGACACCTTACATCATCGGTGTAGATATCGGTACCAGCAGTGCTAAAACGATTGGGCTTAACATACAAAACGGGGCTGTCAGCGGGGTATTTCAACAGGCTTATCCCACTCATTACCCACAACCGGGATATGCGGAGCAGGACCCACTTCTGTTGCTGGATGCCGTCAAAACCGGTATTAAAAACGTAGTGGCCGAAGCAGGGTATCCTCCTGCTGCTATCGCCTTCAGCAGTGCTATGCACAGCATCATGGCAATAGATGTCAACGGGGAAGTACTTACACCACTCATCATCTGGGCAGATAACCGCAGCGAGCCACAGGCCCTGGCCCTACGCAACAGCCCTTCAGGCAAACTGTTGTACCAGCAAACAGGTACGCCTGTTCATGCGATGTCGCCCCTTTGTAAGCTACGTTGGATGCAGGAACAACAACCCCACCTGTTTGCCCGCGCCGCTATTTTCTCCGGCATCAAGGAATTTATCCTGCACCATTTTTTAGGGAGATATGTGACTGATCACTCCATTGCCTCCGCCACCGGATTGTTTGATATTACCACATTGCAATGGAGCGCCGAAGCCCTGCATTATGCGGGCATTACGGCGGCGCAATTGCCATCGCCGGTGCCAGCCAATACCCGGCTGACAGGCCTGCTGCCTGCAGTAGCAGCTGAACTGGGCGTTCCGGCCGATACACCGCTGATCATCGGGGGGAGTGATGGATGTCTGGCACAATTGGGTAGTCGGGCGCTGGACGCAGGGCATGCTACCATTACTATCGGCACCAGCAGTGCTGTGCGCATGGCGGGTTCCAGGCCGCAGACCGACGCGCAGGAACGGCTGTTTACCTACCTCCTGACCGATGAAGTGTATATCACCGGCGGTGCCAGCAACAATGGCGGCGCCCTGCTGCAATGGCTGGTAAGAGACTTTTTGCAGCAGCCCCTTACCTCCCTGCCATCTCTGGTAACAGCAGCCCTGGAGGCCGATACGGGCGGCCTTATATGTTTACCTTATCTGTTGGGTGAAAGAGCCCCCATATGGAACAGCCACGCCACGGCGGCTTTTATCGGGATTAGGCCATTTCATAAGGCGGCTCATTTTATGCGGGCGATGCTGGAGGGGATCTGTTTTGCTTTGCTGAGCATCAAATCAGCATTGGAGGAAACAGCAGGACCTGTGCAACGTATTTCAGTCAGCGGTGGTTTTACCGCCACTCCGGGCTGGATACAGCTGCTGGCCGATATCTTTGGGCAGGAGATGGAGTTAAGCCAGCAAAATGATGCATCTGCTATAGGCGCTATCATGCTGGCGGCCAGAGAATTGCAGCTTCCCTGGCCAGGAGGGGACAACCAGCCGGCCAACACATTTTATCCTGATAGAAGCCTGTATGCCGGCTATCAGCAACGATACCGCCGGTTTCTCCGGCTATACGAAGTGCTGGAAGAAGTGGAGCCACAATAA
- the mutL gene encoding DNA mismatch repair endonuclease MutL — MADIINLLPDNIANQIAAGEVIQRPASAVKELLENAVDAGATEIQLIIKDAGKELVQVIDNGGGMSETDARMCFERHATSKIQSIDDLFQIRTMGFRGEALASIAAVSQVELKTRKKGAEVGSYVEIDNSLVKKQEPCQTAEGTSIAMKNLFFNVPARRNFLKSNAAEMRHIVDEFIRVAMAYPQLQFSLTSNNQQLFHLDKGSLKQRIVAILGQQYNSRLVNVKESTDYMNVYGFVGKPETAKKTRGDQFFFVNNRYIKSPYLHHAVMSAFADIIPADSFPLYVLFIDVNPEHVDINVHPTKQEIKFDDEKVMYAFIQATVKHALAQFNVTATLDFDLDPSIQALDAVSKPFTAQQQEEYTHSPLYKSFTQANQAHMIDKSSNSSNLKHWKDLYESNKTTPNTDGYTISSYTVEPETRPAVTYESQAPSTASVIDERWQDTAADQKVPVQVHQQYILSQIKSGFILIDQQAAHERILYERYMRALQEAPMATQQSLFPQTLQLPPADAVMVAEMLPELQALGYELEPFGNHTFVVRGTPADMQSGNDQATIEGLLEQFKHFGDLKIDRREQLVRSMARNNSIPAGKILSAREMQNMIDELFACSMPNIAPGGKFTFISFKLTDLARMFERGN, encoded by the coding sequence GTGGCGGACATTATCAATTTATTACCAGACAATATAGCGAACCAGATAGCTGCAGGAGAAGTGATACAAAGACCGGCATCAGCGGTAAAGGAATTACTGGAAAATGCAGTAGATGCAGGAGCAACCGAGATTCAGCTGATCATAAAAGATGCAGGCAAGGAATTGGTGCAGGTAATCGATAATGGTGGTGGTATGAGCGAAACAGATGCCCGTATGTGCTTCGAACGACATGCTACCTCCAAGATACAATCCATAGACGACCTCTTCCAGATCCGGACCATGGGATTCAGGGGGGAAGCCCTGGCTTCCATCGCTGCCGTTTCCCAGGTGGAGCTCAAAACCCGTAAAAAAGGCGCCGAAGTAGGCAGCTACGTAGAAATTGACAACAGCCTGGTGAAAAAGCAGGAGCCCTGCCAAACTGCAGAAGGCACCAGCATCGCCATGAAAAACCTGTTCTTCAACGTGCCCGCCCGCAGAAACTTCCTCAAAAGCAATGCGGCCGAAATGCGGCATATTGTAGATGAATTTATCCGGGTAGCCATGGCTTATCCACAACTGCAGTTTTCGCTCACAAGCAATAACCAGCAGCTGTTCCATCTTGATAAAGGTTCTCTGAAACAACGTATCGTCGCTATTCTCGGACAACAATATAACTCCCGGCTGGTAAACGTAAAGGAGAGTACCGACTATATGAACGTTTACGGCTTCGTCGGTAAACCGGAAACCGCCAAAAAAACCCGCGGCGACCAGTTCTTTTTTGTCAACAACCGTTATATCAAAAGCCCTTACCTGCACCATGCAGTCATGAGCGCTTTTGCAGATATCATCCCGGCAGACAGTTTCCCGCTGTATGTACTTTTTATTGATGTCAACCCCGAACATGTGGACATCAACGTACACCCTACCAAGCAGGAAATCAAGTTTGATGATGAAAAAGTGATGTATGCGTTCATTCAGGCCACTGTGAAACATGCCCTGGCCCAGTTCAATGTGACCGCCACCCTGGACTTTGACCTGGATCCCAGCATACAGGCACTGGACGCTGTAAGCAAACCATTTACCGCACAACAGCAGGAAGAATATACTCATTCTCCTCTCTATAAATCCTTTACTCAGGCCAACCAGGCCCACATGATTGACAAAAGCAGCAACAGCAGCAATCTGAAACACTGGAAAGACCTGTACGAAAGCAATAAAACAACACCTAACACCGACGGATATACTATCAGCTCCTACACTGTGGAGCCGGAAACCCGCCCGGCCGTTACCTACGAAAGTCAGGCTCCTTCCACCGCCTCCGTGATCGATGAACGCTGGCAGGATACCGCAGCCGACCAGAAAGTACCGGTACAGGTGCACCAACAATATATCCTGTCGCAGATAAAATCCGGTTTTATCCTGATAGACCAGCAGGCCGCCCATGAGCGTATCCTTTACGAACGTTATATGCGTGCCCTGCAAGAGGCCCCCATGGCCACCCAGCAAAGCCTGTTCCCCCAGACCCTGCAGCTGCCTCCCGCAGATGCGGTAATGGTCGCCGAAATGCTTCCTGAATTACAGGCACTGGGTTATGAGCTGGAACCGTTTGGCAACCATACCTTTGTAGTACGTGGCACCCCTGCTGATATGCAGTCAGGCAACGACCAGGCCACCATCGAAGGCTTGCTGGAACAGTTCAAACACTTCGGAGACCTCAAAATAGATCGCCGTGAACAGCTGGTCCGCTCCATGGCCCGCAACAATTCCATCCCGGCCGGTAAAATATTGTCTGCCCGCGAAATGCAGAACATGATCGATGAGCTCTTTGCCTGCAGTATGCCGAACATCGCGCCAGGAGGGAAATTCACCTTCATCTCCTTCAAACTCACCGATCTGGCCAGGATGTTTGAACGAGGCAATTAA
- the msrB gene encoding peptide-methionine (R)-S-oxide reductase MsrB produces the protein MEEGKKRGDVYSHSDTSKVNLTDDEWKKILPPEVYNIAREKGTEWAFTGKYWNSKEPGTYYCAACGHPLFVSDAKFESSCGWPSFFEPVAKSSVIYAPDNSHGMYRTEVLCGRCKAHLGHVFDDGPPPTGLRYCINSVILDFEQAAAADKHYSEKEEKEKE, from the coding sequence ATGGAAGAAGGAAAAAAGAGGGGAGACGTATACTCCCATTCGGACACCAGCAAAGTGAACCTGACGGACGACGAATGGAAGAAGATATTGCCACCGGAAGTATACAACATCGCCAGAGAAAAAGGAACAGAGTGGGCATTTACCGGCAAATACTGGAACAGCAAGGAACCCGGAACCTATTACTGCGCTGCCTGCGGACATCCGCTTTTTGTGTCTGATGCCAAATTTGAGAGTAGTTGCGGCTGGCCCAGCTTTTTTGAGCCGGTTGCCAAATCCAGTGTCATCTATGCCCCCGACAATAGTCATGGCATGTATCGTACCGAAGTACTGTGCGGCCGCTGTAAAGCACACCTGGGCCATGTTTTCGATGACGGCCCTCCGCCAACAGGACTCCGATACTGTATCAATTCCGTGATCCTGGACTTTGAACAAGCTGCTGCTGCCGACAAACATTATTCAGAAAAAGAAGAAAAAGAAAAAGAGTAA
- a CDS encoding SRPBCC family protein produces the protein MKVLKTLAWIVGILLLVLIILIFAAPTQIHVERSVEINAPASIVWNNIVRFEKFNQWNTWKQMDSTAVYTISGDDGTVGAIDAWKGKKIGEGQLQHLSLDPYKSIQQKLTFISPFKSESDVFFQLTEAAGKTKVVWGFDARYGRPQNVMALFMKGALESDFAKGLDNLKKMAEADTRGPGTPTGMNVTVREMDYPATTYAALRKTIPIKNITSYYRNNLSKIYEAATAARLQPGVPCGLFFTWNKEKQETDMAAAIPVPEGSTLGPGFEIIKLPAAKAAYVEYYGPYDKIANAHVAIQQFIEKKGKKIIPPTIEMYVTYPGKEKDSSKWLTKVIYFMK, from the coding sequence ATGAAAGTCTTAAAAACACTTGCCTGGATAGTAGGTATTCTCTTGCTTGTTCTTATCATCCTCATTTTTGCTGCCCCTACCCAGATACATGTTGAACGTTCGGTGGAAATCAATGCCCCCGCCTCCATCGTATGGAATAATATTGTCCGGTTCGAGAAGTTTAACCAATGGAACACCTGGAAACAGATGGACTCTACCGCCGTATACACCATTTCCGGTGATGACGGTACTGTGGGTGCAATTGATGCCTGGAAAGGAAAAAAAATAGGAGAAGGTCAACTACAACATCTTTCACTGGACCCCTACAAATCCATCCAGCAAAAGCTGACTTTTATATCACCATTCAAATCTGAATCGGACGTTTTTTTCCAGCTTACCGAAGCTGCAGGTAAAACTAAGGTGGTATGGGGCTTCGATGCCCGTTACGGCCGGCCCCAGAATGTGATGGCGCTTTTTATGAAAGGTGCTCTGGAAAGTGATTTTGCCAAAGGACTGGATAACCTCAAAAAAATGGCGGAGGCCGACACGAGGGGGCCTGGTACCCCGACGGGGATGAACGTCACCGTTAGAGAAATGGATTATCCTGCCACGACCTATGCCGCACTCAGAAAAACCATCCCCATAAAAAATATTACCAGCTACTACCGCAATAACCTGAGTAAGATCTATGAAGCGGCCACAGCAGCTAGGCTACAGCCTGGCGTGCCTTGCGGGCTCTTTTTTACCTGGAATAAGGAGAAACAGGAAACAGATATGGCTGCCGCTATCCCCGTACCGGAAGGCAGCACACTGGGGCCTGGCTTTGAAATCATCAAACTCCCGGCTGCTAAAGCAGCTTATGTAGAATACTACGGCCCTTACGATAAAATCGCCAACGCCCACGTGGCCATTCAGCAGTTTATCGAAAAAAAGGGCAAAAAAATAATCCCGCCAACAATTGAGATGTATGTGACATATCCAGGCAAAGAAAAGGATAGTAGCAAATGGCTGACTAAAGTCATTTACTTTATGAAGTAA
- a CDS encoding YciI family protein, which translates to MYLILLQYIRPVAAVEHFMEAHTAFLQKYFDNGKFILSGRRKPKSGSLILCQASSRREVEQIMSEDPLERNQLAVYEIIEFEPTYASIAEK; encoded by the coding sequence ATGTACCTGATCCTTCTGCAATACATCCGCCCTGTAGCGGCGGTGGAGCACTTTATGGAAGCGCATACTGCGTTCCTTCAGAAATACTTTGACAACGGCAAGTTTATCCTGTCTGGTCGAAGGAAGCCTAAATCCGGTTCGCTGATTCTTTGTCAGGCGTCGAGCCGTAGAGAAGTGGAACAGATCATGAGTGAAGATCCGCTGGAAAGAAACCAGCTGGCTGTTTATGAGATCATCGAATTTGAGCCGACTTACGCCTCCATAGCCGAAAAATAG